The following are from one region of the Siniperca chuatsi isolate FFG_IHB_CAS linkage group LG13, ASM2008510v1, whole genome shotgun sequence genome:
- the LOC122886733 gene encoding uncharacterized protein LOC122886733, translated as MDKMWMFYSSVILLSVIQIQHVLATKCNIVSVTSPSASTLNVEWSSYAGTSVYLLNFRVVNSTNIAPVVVMQSAPSTQRLIQGLRPGHVYEVTLKVFQFYTVLCTDVKTAMTVPATSQITFSKAISSTSIRFEWSSAIGADSYILFVEKLFSSPPQKYNQTFTNLSGRVDGLTPSTVYNCYIYSSNSAGRGAKSNTKTIIMLVQPPTGVTLESTGKSTARVTWNAVSKVLFYQVTVSDDNPSNAPVIRNTSTTSMDISNLEPCSTYTVGVSSVNVFLVPGEASNVTYKTATTNPVTTISSDYSCSSGMVTVTWDLVFGANLYRATAVDSTGASLNCTSASTSCQITMLKCGEKYQVHVTAISDNCESTSNTSTLFETVPCAPGNPVTIHDCSSNVIVFSWQPTNNTFYYVAMAVDNTGKATECRTPDNTCYFTNAGCGQFYKYTVYAVSSECNSEVSQPEFVWTSPCLPTNVQTAAECHSDMLITTWDSAAGALSYTVEAQGNTGETYNCTSSSNSCAVTGVPCGEHLSLWIVASNDNCSTDKVLGEVAQTVPCTPINVSASVDCSQDSARVDWTMSIGAVFYVAIAQDANGNSYSCNSMSTNCLIEGLRCGQNYTGSVISTNLMCNSSASEEVTFMTAPCPPTNIEAFRDCDANRALIVWQNHQPTGLYTATIEDQSGAQLTCTSNTVNNCKITSLPCGKRYNVTVINNDGNCPSTSTPISMDSVPCSPEDVWASVACASGELTVAWNISVPAENYTTTIYRGMSHPLRCNSTDTKCTMGGLLCGSSYRVIVRSVIGTCVSLPSTEVTVQTLPCPPTNITAMHRCAPDPVPVSWVASESAKYYTAVAVSGGGHKSECTTNKTSCSLPGLHCGEVYTISVSGADDNCTGQLSDTVSLNTEPCSPSNVSSHLMCSTGTAQVSWAPSANAVTYAVKATSNGQTLNCSSPSPNCTLSNLVCGQAYDIRVAATDGTCVSNFSAPFRQDQVPCTPENVSAILVCFNHSALVTWVGSPSAIGYNVTAMGQDGHTHHCQTNTTSCQLPDIHCGETYGITVTPYSKTCAGNPSAVYSFRAGLCAPSNVTVSPACEDSTVSWSHITGAEMFIATATADDGHTHTCSSNSSSSCNFTDLHCEETYAVTVVTVDRGCWSLPSSAVELRTALCPPTNLTGQVSCDTNMLTLTWDQSTVSGATYTLQTERAGGTLPPSVQPTSNTSQTLTNLSVLCGQRYAFRIAAQDGNCRSSYSPPIEISTAPCQPTNLTAHVDCGTNKGNFSWAESSGAGFYTVEVTGEHGHVASCSSNDTSCAVKLHCGQSYSATLVASTESCNSSKHADIHFDSEPCQPVIVSAQALCQSEEVQISWQQASGVVNYLVTATGSLGYVESRNTTQTFLSAALPCGQNYNVTVQGQGSECDSLPSSPAFFKTTPCIPRDVTTYVQCEFNVGSVSWGPSDGAETYVAVATGLDGHTHQFLTNNTSCTWNDLHCGEVYTVVVRAKADNCTSLPSNSSVIHMDPCAPQNLAASVNCDMKVVSLSWNASNGTELYMVSAEAGNKSVGLTTNVTTAHFSDFTCGQNYSLTVTPHNQHCPGSSSAPASIQTWPCPPAGVSTMQDCLTGIVMVTWQARNGSDYYTATMQTDTGISKMCMSDSNECSVPGLTCGHNFSVSVTASNQQCNITSSQTTSLQSVPCVPTNVSVVMDCANNTAVVSWSASRGAVQYSVTAHSSHSNISCMTSGLHCSLDNLTCGNHYTVQVVAMDDNCSSIPSQALMFNSAPCPPQNVSAEVHCSSNDMTITWDAIREADHFLVSVIAENGGTSESCNTTNTACSISNVTCGNTFRVQVTSVRGACRGRHSQTHSILSAPCQPQRIRGNLDCVTNSAWISWDAAPGADSYSVSAVGGEDHTANCTTSSNTTCEVEHLACGILYNFSVIAESSKCDSQPSATIDLQTAPCSLSSITAVPQCHNSSILVMWDLMKGSKGNTVYIATAEARDRTYLSCNSTGTSCYLHGAQCDLHYTIIVATSSDQCSSMRSPPYRISMEPCPPRNLVVNASCEDHSVLVSWSPSPVAETYHVVAMGVDGHVHTCNTTSSNCSISELHCDQQYTVFLTASHENCSSKANENSTLNTGPCKPDGLSVTFHCINQSALLSWKPRNNTVDYYGCAQAGNGSMLYCHSTNPTCTIQGLDCGTVYNFSVQASDGACNSSFSDPVQSGAAPCPPDTVEVQLIPMQLEIQVMHFSWTQVTCSDTEYMLKLTGSLLGDSQAQFELSSCWTSMTYFEIPLPCGSSYNATVESRNAAGTSNPSVPLNGTTAPCPPSGVVYSGNSSFAKVSWNASVFAATYTVYDNSVTPKAQLCSTAGLSCSLSNIAFTNLVITASNAAGESEETILIVTQGRRRRDLSEQMPEIGVLSAPVLDVKQPTPTVVFVEWSRVDAASHYSLVIRKQGSSSEPQELSVYGESIFLTDLSPDSTYCFSVSARTASGPQSEPVCVQTGQGLPQ; from the exons AATGTAATATTGTGTCAGTGACATCTCCTTCAGCATCAACACTGAACGTGGAATGGAGCAGCTATGCTGGAACTTCAGTTTATTTACTGAACTTCAGAGTTGTGAACTCTACCAATATCGCCCCAGTGGTGGTGATGCAGTCAGCACCCAGCACACAGAGGCTGATTCAGGGGCTAAGACCCGGACATGTCTATGAAGTCACACTAAAGGTCTTTCAGTTTTACACTGTTTTGTGCACAGACGTTAAAACAGCCATGACAG TGCCTGCCACATCTCAGATCACCTTTTCCAAAGCTATTTCAAGTACATCTATAAGGTTTGAGTGGTCCAGTGCGATAGGGGCAGACAGCTACATCTTGTTTGTGGAGAAGTTGTTCAGTTCTCCCCCCCAAAAATACAACCAGACCTTCACAAACCTGAGTGGACGAGTGGACGGCCTGACTCCCTCTACAGTTTACAACTGTTACATTTACTCCTCCAACAGTGCCGGAAGAGGTGCCAAAAGTAATACAAAGACAATCATAATGT TGGTGCAGCCACCAACTGGCGTGACTCTTGAATCGACGGGAAAGAGCACAGCCCGAGTGACGTGGAACGCTGTAAGTAAAGTCCTGTTTTATCAAGTGACTGTGAGTGACGACAACCCCAGCAACGCCCCGGTCATCAGGAACACTTCAACCACATCCATGGATATCAGTAATCTGGAGCCCTGCTCCACCTACACAGTGGGAGTATCATCAGTAAACGTCTTCTTAGTTCCTGGGGAGGCCTCTAATGTTACATACAAAACCGCTA CCACAAATCCGGTGACGACCATCTCTTCGGACTACAGCTGCTCCAGCGGCATGGTGACAGTGACTTGGGATTTGGTGTTTGGGGCCAACTTATACAGGGCCACGGCTGTCGACAGCACCGGCGCATCTCTTAACTGTACATCAGCCTCCACCAGTTGCCAGATCACCATGCTCAAATGTGGTGAGAAATACCAGGTCCATGTTACAGCCATCTCTGACAACTGTGAGAGCACCTCCAACACCTCCACCTTGTTCGAGACAG TCCCCTGTGCTCCAGGTAATCCTGTCACCATTCACGATTGCTCCAGCAATGTGATTGTCTTTAGCTGGCAGCCCACCAACAACACCTTCTACTACGTGGCAATGGCTGTGGACAACACTGGCAAAGCGACTGAGTGCAGAACGCCAGACAACACGTGTTACTTCACTAATGCGGGCTGCGGTCAGTTCTACAAGTACACCGTGTACGCTGTCAGCTCTGAATGTAACAGCGAAGTCAGCCAACCTGAGTTTGTCTGGACTT CTCCATGTCTACCAACAAACgtacagacagcagcagagtgtCATTCTGACATGCTGATCACAACCTGGGACTCTGCTGCTGGGGCGCTTTCCTACACTGTAGAAGCACAGGGGAACACTGGAGAAACCTACaactgcacctcctcctccaacagCTGTGCGGTGACCGGGGTGCCATGTGGTGAACACCTCAGCTTGTGGATCGTCGCCTCCAACGACAACTGTTCCACTGACAAGGTGCTGGGAGAAGTTGCTCAGACTG TTCCCTGTACCCCCATCAATGTCTCAGCGTCAGTTGACTGCAGCCAAGATTCTGCAAGAGTTGACTGGACGATGTCCATCGGTGCTGTATTCTACGTTGCCATTGCTCAGGATGCAAATGGAAATTCGTATAGCTGCAATTCAATGAGCACCAACTGCTTGATTGAAGGCCTGAGATGTGGACAGAATTACACTGGCAGCGTTATCAGCACCAATCTTATGTGCAACAGCTCCGCCAGCGAGGAGGTCACCTTTATGACAG CTCCTTGTCCTCCAACCAACATTGAGGCATTCAGAGACTGTGACGCCAACCGCGCTCTGATAGTCTGGCAGAACCATCAGCCCACAGGCCTCTACACTGCAACCATAGAGGATCAGAGCGGCGCTCAGCTCACCTGCACCAGCAACACAGTCAACAACTGTAAAATCACCTCTCTGCCCTGTGGAAAGAGATACAATGTCACTGTCATAAACAATGATGGAAACTGTCCGTCCACCTCAACACCTATCAGCATGGACTCAG TGCCATGCAGTCCTGAGGATGTGTGGGCCAGTGTGGCCTGCGCTTCTGGTGAGCTGACGGTCGCCTGGAACATCTCGGTTCCTGCAGAGAACTACACCACCACCATCTACAGAGGAATGAGTCACCCTCTACGCTGTAACTCTACAGACACAAAATGCACCATGGGAGGGTTGTTGTGTGGAAGCTCCTACAGGGTGATCGTTCGCTCCGTCATTGGGACATGCGTCAGTCTGCCGAGTACAGAGGTCACAGTGCAAACAT TACCATGTCCTCCCACCAACATCACAGCCATGCACAGATGTGCTCCGGATCCTGTTCCTGTGTCATGGGTGGCCAGTGAAAGTGCCAAATACTACACTGCTGTCGCTGTGAGTGGCGGAGGTCACAAGTCAGAGTGCACGACCAATAAAACTTCCTGTAGCCTCCCTGGACTCCATTGTGGGGAGGTTTACACCATTAGTGTTTCAGGAGCGGATGACAACTGTACAGGTCAACTGAGTGACACGGTCTCTTTGAACACAG AGCCATGTTCTCCCTCTAATGTGTCCAGCCATTTGATGTGTAGCACTGGCACTGCGCAGGTGTCCTGGGCACCCAGTGCGAATGCAGTGACCTATGCAGTGAAAGCCACCAGCAACGGACAGACCCTCAACTGCAGCAGCCCCAGCCCCAACTGCACGCTGAGTAACCTGGTCTGTGGCCAGGCGTACGACATTCGTGTGGCTGCCACTGACGGCACCTGTGTCAGCAACTTCAGTGCCCCCTTCAGACAAGACCAAG TCCCATGTACCCCGGAGAATGTTAGCGCCATTCTGGTCTGTTTCAATCACTCAGCCCTGGTCACATGGGTAGGAAGCCCCAGTGCAATAGGATACAATGTGACAGCCATGGGCcaggatggacacacacaccactgccaAACCAACACTACCAGCTGTCAGCTACCTGACATCCACTGTGGTGAAACCTATGGCATCACGGTCACACCGTACTCTAAGACATGTGCAGGAAACCCAAGTGCAGTTTATAGCTTTAGAGCAG GTCTTTGCGCTCCCAGTAACGTCACTGTGTCTCCAGCGTGTGAGGACAGCACTGTCTCTTGGTCTCATATAACAGGGGCTGAGATGTTTATAGCAACAGCAACTGCAGATGATGGCCACACTCACACTTGCAGCTCAAACTCTTCCAGCTCATGCAATTTCACTGACCTCCACTGTGAGGAAACCTATGCTGTTACTGTTGTGACTGTGGACAGGGGCTGCTGGAGCTTGCCGAGCTCAGCTGTGGAGCTGAGAACAG CTTTGTGTCCGCCTACTAATTTGACGGGGCAAGTCAGTTGTGACACCAACATGCTGACCCTCACGTGGGACCAGAGTACAGTGTCCGGGGCAACCTACACTTTACAAACTGAGAGGGCAGGCGGCACACTCCCTCCTTCAGTACAGCCTACCTCTAATACCTCACAAACGTTGACCAACCTGTCTGTCCTGTGTGGACAGAGATATGCTTTCCGCATCGCAGCACAGGATGGAAACTGCCGCAGCAGCTACAGTCCACCCATAGAGATAAGCACAG CCCCTTGTCAGCCAACCAACTTGACTGCTCATGTGGACTGTGGGACAAACAAAGGGAATTTCTCCTGGGCTGAGTCTAGTGGAGCAGGTTTCTACACTGTTGAGGTGACAGGAGAGCACGGCCACGTAGCATCCTGTTCCTCCAATGACACCTCCTGTGCTGTAAAACTTCACTGTGGCCAGTCATACTCTGCTACATTGGTGGCTTCCACAGAAAGctgcaacagcagcaaacaTGCTGACATTCATTTTGACTCTG AGCCTTGCCAGCCTGTGATTGTATCTGCTCAGGCACTCTGTCAGAGTGAGGAGGTCCAGATCTCCTGGCAACAAGCAAGTGGTGTTGTGAATTACTTGGTAACAGCCACAGGGAGCCTCGGATATGTGGAGAGCCGCAATACAACCCAGacctttctgtcagctgctttACCATGCGGACAGAACTACAATGTCACTGTGCAAGGACAAGGCAGCGAGTGTGACAGCCTCCCCAGCAGCCCTGCCTTCTTCAAAACTA CTCCATGTATCCCCCGCGATGTCACAACCTATGTACAGTGTGAGTTTAACGTGGGCTCTGTCAGCTGGGGGCCCAGTGACGGCGCCGAAACATATGTTGCCGTAGCAACTGGGCTTGATGGCCACACCCACCAGTTTCTCACCAACAACACCTCCTGCACCTGGAACGACCTGCACTGTGGAGAGGTGTACACTGTTGTAGTGAGAGCAAAGGCTGATAACTGCACCAGCCTGCCCAGCAACAGCTCTGTCATCCATATGG ATCCCTGTGCTCCCCAGAATTTGGCTGCCTCCGTGAATTGCGATATGAAAGTCGTTTCTCTGAGCTGGAACGCCAGTAATGGCACAGAGTTGTATATGGTATCAGCTGAGGCAGGAAACAAATCAGTTGGGCTCACCACTAATGTCACCACAGCCCACTTCTCTGACTTCACCTGTGGACAaaactacagcctcacagtCACACCTCACAACCAGCACTGTCCTGGCAGCTCCAGTGCACCAGCCTCCATACAGACAT GGCCATGTCCACCTGCAGGAGTCTCTACCATGCAAGACTGTCTCACTGGCATCGTCATGGTAACCTGGCAGGCCCGTAATGGGTCAGACTACTACACAGCCACCATGCAGACTGACACTGGCATTTCTAAAATGTGCATGTCTGACTCTAATGAATGTAGTGTCCCTGGTCTGACCTGTGGGCACAACTTCTCTGTGTCAGTCACAGCCTCCAACCAGCAGTGTAACATCACCTCCAGTCAAACCACCAGTCTGCAGTCAG TGCCATGTGTTCCCACTAATGTCTCAGTGGTGATGGACTGTGCCAACAATACTGCTGTTGTGTCGTGGTCCGCCAGTCGGGGTGCTGTACAGTACTCAGTGACAGCCCACAGTAGTCATAGCAACATCAGCTGCATGACCTCTGGACTCCACTGTAGCCTTGACAACCTCACATGTGGTAACCACTACACTGTTCAGGTAGTGGCTATGGATGACAACTGCTCTAGTATCCCCAGCCAGGCTCTGATGTTCAACTCAG CCCCCTGCCCGCCCCAGAATGTGAGTGCCGAGGTCCACTGTTCGTCAAACGACATGACAATTACTTGGGACGCCATCAGAGAAGCAGACCACTTTTTGGTTTCAGTAATTGCGGAAAATGGAGGAACCAGCGAGTCATGTAACACCACAAACACTGCATGTTCCATCAGCAATGTGACCTGTGGAAATACATTCAGGGTTCAAGTCACCTCCGTCAGAGGCGCCTGCCGCGGCCGGCACAGTCAGACCCACAGCATCCTGTCAG CTCCCTGCCAGCCGCAGAGGATCAGAGGCAACCTCGACTGTGTGACCAATTCTGCCTGGATATCATGGGACGCTGCTCCAGGGGCGGACAGCTACTCTGTGTCAGCTGTAGGTGGCGAGGACCATACAGCCAACTGCACCACTTCCTCCAACACTACCTGTGAGGTGGAACATCTGGCATGTGGCATACTTTATAACTTCAGTGTTATTGCTGAAAGCAGCAAGTGTGACAGTCAGCCAAGTGCCACCATTGACTTGCAGACAG CTCCCTGCTCCCTCTCTAGTATCACAGCGGTCCCTCAGTGCCACAATTCGTCCATCCTCGTCATGTGGGATCTGATGAAGGGCAGCAAGGGAAACACTGTGTACATTGCCACAGCAGAAGCCAGGGACCGTACCTACCTATCCTGCAACAGCACTGGCACTAGCTGCTACCTCCACGGAGCACAATGTGACCTCCATTACACCATCATTGTAGCTACTTCATCAGACCAGTGCAGCAGTATGAGAAGTCCACCGTACAGAATTAGCATGG AACCGTGTCCACCCAGGAACCTGGTGGTTAACGCCTCCTGTGAGGACCACAGTGTGCTGGTGTCCTGGAGCCCCTCTCCTGTTGCAGAAACCTACCATGTTGTCGCTATGGGTGTAGACGGACATGTGCATACTTGCAACACCACCTCCAGTAACTGCAGCATATCAGAGCTCCACTGTGACCAGCAGTACACGGTATTTCTGACTGCCAGCCACGAGAACTGCTCCAGCAAAGCCAATGAAAATTCCACACTCAACACAG GTCCCTGCAAGCCTGATGGCCTCTCAGTCACATTCCACTGTATCAATCAGTCTGCATTGCTGTCATGGAAGCCCAGAAATAACACTGTGGACTACTACGGCTGCGCCCAGGCCGGAAACGGAAGCATGCTGTACTGTCACAGCACAAATCCCACCTGTACTATCCAGGGTCTTGATTGTGGAACAGTTTACAATTTCTCTGTCCAGGCCTCAGATGGGGCATGCAACAGCTCCTTCAGTGACCCAGTGCAGAGTGGAGCAG CTCCCTGTCCCCCAGACACTGTTGAGGTGCAGCTGATTCCGATGCAGCTGGAGATCCAGGTGATGCACTTCAGCTGGACACAGGTCACCTGCAGCGACACCGAGTACATGCTGAAGTTAACAGGAAGTCTGCTGGGAGACAGCCAGGCCCAGTTCGAGCTCTCTTCCTGTTGGACAAGCATGACGTACTTTGAGATTCCTCTCCCCTGCGGTTCATCCTACAATGCTACAGTGGAGAGCAGGAACGCTGCTGGCACCAGCAACCCATCTGTGCCTCTCAATGGAACAACAG CACCTTGTCCACCATCAGGAGTGGTGTACAGTGGTAACAGCTCCTTTGCCAAAGTTTCCTGGAATGCTTCCGTGTTTGCTGCCACGTACACCGTGTACGATAACAGTGTTACGCCAAAGGCCCAGCTATGCAGCACTGCAGGCCTGTCCTGCTCTCTGTCCAACATCGCTTTCACTAACCTGGTGATCACAGCCAGCAACGCAGCCGGAGAAAGTGAAGAAACAATCTTGATTG TAACACAAGGACGCAGGAGGAGAGACCTCAGTGAACAAATGCCAGAGATTG GAGTCCTTTCAGCTCCCGTGCTGGATGTCAAACAACCAACGCCaacagttgtttttgttgagtGGTCTCGAGTGGACGCTGCCTCCCATTACAGCCTGGTTATCAGGAAGCAAGGCAGCTCCAGTGAGCCTCAGGAGCTATCGGTGTACGGCGAGAGCATCTTTCTCACTGATCTGAGCCCAGACTCGACCTACTGTTTCTCTGTGTCGGCCAGGACAGCTAGTGGACCACAGtcagagcctgtgtgtgtgcaaacaggACAGGGGCTTCCCCAATAG
- the prpf38b gene encoding pre-mRNA-splicing factor 38B isoform X2, with protein MANVGNQLPTQAVSKPAAGKHGNVLPLWGNEKTMNLNPMILTNVLSSPYFKVQLYELKTYHEVVDEIYFKVTHAEPWEKGSRKTAGQTGMCGGVRGVGTGGIVSTAFCLLYKLFTLKLTRKQLMGLITHTDSPYIRALGFMYIRYTQPPADLIEWYDGFLDDEEELDVKAGGGCVMTIGEMLRSFLTKLEWFSTLFPRIPVPVQKIIDQQMKARPRKVAQKETQEDEAAFAESGKQGERRRSRTPRRTPSPRRSPKRSRSRSHHRERDRHGPSFDRELERERDRQRKEREGRDRDRGDRGDRERRRSRSADRNQDRRERRRSRSGSRDRRSERRDKERDGGDDKSRRKDREHHKDRGAEREKSRDKKSRGEADDRRHKDDRERHREERKAKRSSRSRSREKRHKSGGEEKSRKRELSHSRDRDRERDGEQRPHKRSRSKEKSHHQRESSNDHSKHSERRRSQSTE; from the exons ATGGCTAATGTCGGAAACCAGCTACCAACACAGGCCGTTAGCAAGCCTGCTGCAGGAAAACATGGAAATGTATTGCCCCTGTGGGGCAACGAAAAGACTATGAACCTCAACCCAATGATCCTTACAAATGTGCTGTCTTCGCCATATTTCAAAGTTCAGCTTTATGAACTAAAGACCTACCATGAAGTTGTTGACGAAATCTACTTCAAG GTGACTCACGCAGAGCCCTGGGAAAAAGGAAGCAGAAAGACTGCAGGCCAGACTGGAATGTGCGGAGGG GTGCGTGGAGTTGGGACTGGAGGTATTGTGTCTACTGCTTTCTGCCTCCTATACAAACTGTTTACTCTCAAGCTGACTCGCAAACAGCTTATGGGTCTGATCACTCACACAGACTCTCCATACATCAGAGCACTTGGCTTTATGTACATAAG ATACACTCAGCCCCCAGCAGATTTGATAGAATGGTACGATGGCTTCCTGGATGATGAGGAG GAGCTCGACGTGAAGGCAGGAGGCGGCTGTGTGATGACAATTGGAGAGATGCTGCGCTCCTTCTTGACCAAACTGGAGTGGTTCTCCACTCTGTTCCCCCGTATCCCAGTGCCTGTGCAGAAGATTATTGACCAGCAGATGAAGGCTAGGCCTCGTAAAGTTGCTCAGAAGGAGACACAGGAAGACGAAGCTGCATTCGCAGAGTCAGGGAAGCAAGGGGAACGACGCCGCTCCAG GACACCCAGACGGACACCAAGCCCCAGAAGATCACCCAAACGGTCAAGGAGCAGGAGCCACCACCGTGAGAGAGACCGCCACGGCCCCAGCTTTGACCGAGAGCTGGAGAGGGAGCGTGACCGCCAGAGGAAGGAAAGGGAGGGCAGGGACCGGGATAGAGGGGACCGAGGGGACAGGGAGAGACGACGGTCTCGCAGCGCAGACAGGAACCAAGACCGGCGAGAACGCAGAAGAAGTCGCAGTGGCAGCCGGGACCGCAGGAGCGAACgtagagacaaagaaagagacggCGGGGATGACAAGAGCAGGAGGAAGGACAGGGAACACCATAAAGATAGAGGCGCTGAGAGGGAGAAGTCCAGGGATAAAAAGAGCAGGGGAGAGGCCGATGACAGGAGGCATAAAGACGATAGGGAGAGgcacagagaagagaggaaggccAAAAGGTCGAGCCGGAGTCGAAGCAGGGAGAAGAGACACAAAAGtgggggagaggagaagagcagGAAACGAGAGCTCAGCCacagcagagatagagacagggagagagacggagaaCAGCGTCCTCACAAACGTAGTCGTAGCAAAGAGAAGAGCCATCACCAGCGAGAGTCCAGTAATGATCATAGTAAACATAGTGAACGCAGAAGGAGTCAGAGCACTGAGTAA
- the prpf38b gene encoding pre-mRNA-splicing factor 38B isoform X1 codes for MANVGNQLPTQAVSKPAAGKHGNVLPLWGNEKTMNLNPMILTNVLSSPYFKVQLYELKTYHEVVDEIYFKVTHAEPWEKGSRKTAGQTGMCGGVRGVGTGGIVSTAFCLLYKLFTLKLTRKQLMGLITHTDSPYIRALGFMYIRYTQPPADLIEWYDGFLDDEEVCHLGCPCAAGELDIVSQHCWFACELDVKAGGGCVMTIGEMLRSFLTKLEWFSTLFPRIPVPVQKIIDQQMKARPRKVAQKETQEDEAAFAESGKQGERRRSRTPRRTPSPRRSPKRSRSRSHHRERDRHGPSFDRELERERDRQRKEREGRDRDRGDRGDRERRRSRSADRNQDRRERRRSRSGSRDRRSERRDKERDGGDDKSRRKDREHHKDRGAEREKSRDKKSRGEADDRRHKDDRERHREERKAKRSSRSRSREKRHKSGGEEKSRKRELSHSRDRDRERDGEQRPHKRSRSKEKSHHQRESSNDHSKHSERRRSQSTE; via the exons ATGGCTAATGTCGGAAACCAGCTACCAACACAGGCCGTTAGCAAGCCTGCTGCAGGAAAACATGGAAATGTATTGCCCCTGTGGGGCAACGAAAAGACTATGAACCTCAACCCAATGATCCTTACAAATGTGCTGTCTTCGCCATATTTCAAAGTTCAGCTTTATGAACTAAAGACCTACCATGAAGTTGTTGACGAAATCTACTTCAAG GTGACTCACGCAGAGCCCTGGGAAAAAGGAAGCAGAAAGACTGCAGGCCAGACTGGAATGTGCGGAGGG GTGCGTGGAGTTGGGACTGGAGGTATTGTGTCTACTGCTTTCTGCCTCCTATACAAACTGTTTACTCTCAAGCTGACTCGCAAACAGCTTATGGGTCTGATCACTCACACAGACTCTCCATACATCAGAGCACTTGGCTTTATGTACATAAG ATACACTCAGCCCCCAGCAGATTTGATAGAATGGTACGATGGCTTCCTGGATGATGAGGAGGTATGTCACCTCGG atgCCCATGTGCAGCAGGTGAATTGGATATTGTATCTCAGCACTGTTGGTTTGCGTGT GAGCTCGACGTGAAGGCAGGAGGCGGCTGTGTGATGACAATTGGAGAGATGCTGCGCTCCTTCTTGACCAAACTGGAGTGGTTCTCCACTCTGTTCCCCCGTATCCCAGTGCCTGTGCAGAAGATTATTGACCAGCAGATGAAGGCTAGGCCTCGTAAAGTTGCTCAGAAGGAGACACAGGAAGACGAAGCTGCATTCGCAGAGTCAGGGAAGCAAGGGGAACGACGCCGCTCCAG GACACCCAGACGGACACCAAGCCCCAGAAGATCACCCAAACGGTCAAGGAGCAGGAGCCACCACCGTGAGAGAGACCGCCACGGCCCCAGCTTTGACCGAGAGCTGGAGAGGGAGCGTGACCGCCAGAGGAAGGAAAGGGAGGGCAGGGACCGGGATAGAGGGGACCGAGGGGACAGGGAGAGACGACGGTCTCGCAGCGCAGACAGGAACCAAGACCGGCGAGAACGCAGAAGAAGTCGCAGTGGCAGCCGGGACCGCAGGAGCGAACgtagagacaaagaaagagacggCGGGGATGACAAGAGCAGGAGGAAGGACAGGGAACACCATAAAGATAGAGGCGCTGAGAGGGAGAAGTCCAGGGATAAAAAGAGCAGGGGAGAGGCCGATGACAGGAGGCATAAAGACGATAGGGAGAGgcacagagaagagaggaaggccAAAAGGTCGAGCCGGAGTCGAAGCAGGGAGAAGAGACACAAAAGtgggggagaggagaagagcagGAAACGAGAGCTCAGCCacagcagagatagagacagggagagagacggagaaCAGCGTCCTCACAAACGTAGTCGTAGCAAAGAGAAGAGCCATCACCAGCGAGAGTCCAGTAATGATCATAGTAAACATAGTGAACGCAGAAGGAGTCAGAGCACTGAGTAA